A single window of Flavobacterium aestivum DNA harbors:
- the lpdA gene encoding dihydrolipoyl dehydrogenase — protein MKYDIIVLGSGPGGYVTAIRASQLGFKVAVVEKENLGGVCLNWGCIPTKALLKSAQVFDYLKHASDYGLTVKEFDKDFPAVVNRSRGVAEGMSKGVQFLMKKNKIDVIDGFGKLKAGKKLDVTDKDGKVTEYSADHIIIATGARSRELPNLPQDGVKVIGYRQAMTLPTQPKSMIIVGSGAIGVEFAHFYNSMGTDVTIVEFMPNVVPVEDEDISKQFERSLKKAGIKIMTNSSVERIDTTGAGVKAFVKTAKGEEVLEADILLSAVGIKTNIENIGLEEVGIATDKDKILVNAYNQTNIPGYYAIGDVTPGQALAHVASAEGINCVEKIAGLHVEPIDYGNVPGCTYATPEIASVGLTEKQAKEKGYELKIGKFPFSASGKAKAAGTPDGFVKVIFDAKYGEWLGCHMIGAGVTDMIAEAVVARKLETTGHEILKAIHPHPTMSEAVMEAVADAYGEVIHL, from the coding sequence ATGAAATACGATATTATAGTTTTAGGAAGTGGTCCTGGAGGATATGTTACAGCAATTAGAGCCTCACAATTAGGATTTAAAGTAGCTGTGGTAGAAAAAGAAAACCTAGGTGGTGTGTGTTTAAACTGGGGATGTATTCCAACTAAGGCATTATTAAAATCGGCTCAGGTTTTTGATTACTTAAAACACGCTTCAGATTACGGACTAACTGTAAAAGAATTCGACAAAGACTTCCCTGCTGTTGTAAACAGAAGTAGAGGTGTTGCTGAAGGAATGAGCAAAGGTGTTCAATTCTTGATGAAAAAAAATAAAATTGACGTTATTGATGGTTTTGGAAAGCTAAAAGCCGGAAAAAAACTAGACGTTACTGATAAAGACGGAAAAGTTACTGAATACAGTGCTGACCATATCATCATTGCTACTGGAGCTCGTTCACGTGAATTACCAAACTTACCACAAGATGGAGTTAAAGTAATTGGATACCGTCAAGCAATGACATTACCAACTCAACCAAAATCCATGATTATTGTTGGTTCTGGAGCTATTGGAGTAGAGTTTGCACATTTCTACAACTCAATGGGAACAGATGTTACTATCGTAGAATTCATGCCAAACGTAGTTCCTGTAGAAGACGAAGATATCTCAAAACAATTTGAGCGTTCTTTGAAAAAAGCCGGAATCAAAATTATGACTAACTCTTCAGTAGAGCGTATTGACACTACTGGTGCTGGAGTAAAAGCATTTGTTAAAACAGCAAAAGGAGAAGAAGTTCTTGAAGCTGACATTTTATTATCTGCTGTTGGAATCAAAACTAACATCGAAAACATCGGATTAGAAGAAGTAGGTATTGCTACTGATAAAGATAAAATCTTGGTAAACGCTTATAACCAAACTAATATCCCAGGATATTATGCTATTGGTGATGTAACTCCAGGACAAGCATTGGCTCACGTAGCTTCTGCAGAAGGAATTAACTGTGTTGAAAAAATTGCAGGATTGCACGTAGAACCAATCGATTACGGAAACGTTCCTGGTTGTACTTATGCTACTCCAGAAATTGCATCTGTAGGATTAACTGAAAAACAAGCTAAAGAAAAAGGATACGAATTAAAAATTGGTAAATTCCCATTCTCTGCTTCAGGAAAAGCTAAAGCTGCTGGAACTCCAGACGGTTTTGTAAAAGTAATTTTTGATGCCAAATATGGCGAGTGGTTAGGATGTCACATGATTGGAGCTGGTGTTACTGATATGATTGCAGAAGCAGTTGTTGCACGTAAACTGGAAACTACAGGTCACGAAATCCTAAAAGCGATCCACCCTCACCCAACAATGAGTGAAGCGGTTATGGAAGCGGTAGCTGATGCTTACGGAGAAGTAATCCATTTGTAA
- a CDS encoding cyclase family protein produces MRIIDLSKTISNNPNDPFFMKVKIKHKPHRKAKWIIRIFGLPFKLFPKNFVGWADDSIQKMGVHSTTHLDAPYHYAPLCEGKASKTIDEIPLDWCYGPGIVIDMKHKADFDPITVEDLVGFLDKEKLEITSGMIVLIKTGRDKNIYQKDYYKNGTGMSARATEWLIDKGIKVMGIDQWGWDLPLPYLVEKAKKENNPELFWEAHLVGREKEYCHMEQLVNLDALPYTGFKVAAFPLKIKGASAGPSRVVAILEE; encoded by the coding sequence ATGAGAATAATAGACTTATCAAAAACCATTTCTAACAACCCTAATGATCCTTTTTTCATGAAGGTTAAAATTAAGCACAAACCACACAGGAAAGCCAAATGGATTATTAGAATTTTCGGTCTGCCTTTTAAATTATTCCCGAAAAATTTTGTGGGATGGGCAGATGATAGTATTCAAAAAATGGGAGTTCACTCCACAACCCATCTCGATGCACCTTACCATTATGCACCACTATGCGAAGGTAAGGCTTCTAAAACCATTGATGAGATTCCTTTAGATTGGTGTTACGGACCCGGAATTGTAATTGACATGAAACACAAAGCCGATTTTGATCCCATTACAGTAGAAGATTTAGTTGGTTTTTTAGACAAAGAAAAATTAGAAATTACCTCTGGAATGATTGTCTTGATAAAAACAGGAAGAGACAAAAACATTTACCAAAAAGACTATTATAAAAACGGGACTGGAATGAGCGCCAGAGCTACCGAATGGCTCATTGATAAAGGCATAAAAGTAATGGGAATAGACCAATGGGGTTGGGATTTACCTCTACCCTACTTAGTCGAAAAAGCTAAAAAAGAAAACAATCCAGAGTTATTTTGGGAAGCCCATTTAGTGGGTCGTGAGAAAGAATATTGCCATATGGAACAACTAGTGAATCTTGACGCATTACCTTATACGGGATTCAAAGTTGCAGCTTTTCCACTAAAGATAAAAGGAGCTTCAGCAGGACCAAGCAGAGTTGTAGCTATCCTTGAAGAATAA
- a CDS encoding ABC transporter ATP-binding protein — translation MKAKAFDTRLFKRILKYTKPYQWRFNGVIIFAISLSVFAALRPYLLKQTVDSYIQPKDQTGLLIYITLMGVVLILEVLAQFFFVYWANWLGQDIVKDIRIKLFKHILSFRMKYFDLVPVGQLVTRSVSDIEAIARIFSQGLFMIISDLMKMLVVLVFMFYMNWKLTWIVIVAMPILIFITRIFQKKMQIAFEEVRTQIANMNSFVQERVTGMKIVQLFHREDIEAEKFRVINDKHNRAWIKTILYNSIFFPIADIISSLTLGFIVLYGGFHILEGDTSTTFGDLFSYTMFIGMLFNPLRQIADKFNEMQLGMIAANRVFDILDTQDQIQDTGKIEAPLFQGEIRFEEVRFGYIPDEEVIKGIDLEVTAGQTIAIVGSTGAGKSTIINLLNRFYEINSGSIYIDNHNIENYTLSSLRKQIAVVLQDVFLFADTIFNNITLNNQEISRDQVFAAAKKIGVHEFIMSLPDNYDFDVKERGVMLSSGQRQLIAFLRAYVSNPSILILDEATSSIDTHSEELIQRATETITKGRTSIVIAHRLATIVNADKIVVMDKGRIVEQGTHLELINQEKGYYKNLYESQFSVAE, via the coding sequence TTGAAAGCAAAAGCATTTGATACCCGATTATTCAAAAGAATATTAAAATATACTAAACCCTATCAATGGCGATTTAATGGTGTAATTATTTTTGCCATCTCACTCTCTGTTTTTGCGGCATTACGTCCTTATTTATTAAAACAAACTGTAGATAGTTATATCCAACCCAAAGATCAAACCGGTTTATTGATCTACATCACCTTAATGGGTGTTGTGCTTATACTTGAGGTTTTGGCACAATTTTTCTTTGTGTATTGGGCCAACTGGCTTGGTCAGGATATTGTAAAAGATATTCGGATAAAACTATTCAAGCACATTTTGAGTTTTAGGATGAAATATTTTGACCTTGTACCTGTAGGTCAGCTCGTAACTCGATCCGTATCTGACATTGAGGCAATTGCCCGTATTTTTAGTCAAGGGCTATTCATGATTATAAGTGACTTGATGAAAATGCTGGTTGTACTGGTTTTTATGTTTTACATGAACTGGAAACTAACCTGGATTGTGATTGTTGCCATGCCAATTCTGATTTTTATTACTCGAATTTTTCAAAAAAAGATGCAAATTGCCTTTGAAGAAGTACGAACTCAAATTGCCAATATGAACTCCTTTGTTCAAGAAAGAGTTACTGGTATGAAAATTGTTCAGCTCTTTCATCGTGAAGACATTGAAGCCGAAAAGTTTAGAGTTATCAATGACAAACACAATAGAGCTTGGATAAAAACCATTTTATACAACTCCATTTTCTTTCCTATTGCCGATATTATTTCTTCATTAACACTTGGTTTTATTGTTTTATACGGAGGATTTCATATTTTAGAAGGTGATACTTCGACCACTTTTGGGGATTTATTTTCGTACACTATGTTCATCGGGATGTTGTTTAACCCGTTACGTCAAATTGCTGATAAATTCAACGAGATGCAATTGGGAATGATTGCTGCCAATCGTGTTTTCGACATTCTGGATACTCAGGATCAAATACAAGATACTGGGAAGATAGAAGCTCCATTATTTCAGGGAGAGATACGTTTTGAGGAAGTTCGTTTTGGTTATATTCCAGATGAGGAAGTCATCAAAGGAATTGATCTTGAAGTTACTGCCGGACAAACCATAGCTATAGTAGGATCTACAGGAGCAGGAAAATCAACAATAATTAATCTACTAAATCGCTTTTATGAAATTAATAGCGGTTCGATATATATTGACAATCACAATATTGAGAACTACACTTTAAGTTCTTTGCGTAAACAGATTGCGGTGGTTTTGCAGGATGTTTTTCTTTTTGCAGATACAATTTTCAACAATATCACTCTTAACAATCAAGAAATTTCGCGTGACCAAGTTTTTGCTGCTGCAAAAAAAATAGGCGTGCATGAGTTCATAATGAGTTTGCCTGACAATTACGATTTTGATGTAAAAGAACGCGGCGTAATGCTATCCTCCGGTCAGCGACAACTCATTGCTTTTTTAAGAGCTTATGTTAGTAACCCTAGCATCCTTATTCTGGATGAAGCGACTTCCTCTATCGACACACATTCTGAAGAACTTATTCAGCGTGCTACAGAAACCATTACCAAAGGAAGAACATCTATCGTTATTGCACATCGATTGGCAACCATTGTCAACGCTGATAAAATTGTAGTAATGGACAAAGGACGTATCGTAGAACAAGGAACACACCTAGAACTAATAAACCAAGAAAAAGGATATTATAAAAACTTATATGAATCTCAGTTTTCTGTAGCTGAATAA
- the truA gene encoding tRNA pseudouridine(38-40) synthase TruA, with protein MRYFIKLAYNGTQYHGWQYQPNASSVQETMNKAFSVILNSEINLMGAGRTDTGVHAKEMYAHFDFDTPFDIPNLVHKLNSYLPKDIVIYDIIPVSDEAHTRFDATKRTYEYHINTFKDAFLQEQSWYFHQKLDLDLMNEAAKLLLKHTDFQCFSKVNTDVNTFDCDIFEAYWTRSGAEQSGAKQENSKLIFTISANRFLRNMVRSIVGTLINIGLHKITLDDFESIIKSKSRDKAGFSVPAHGLYLTKIEYDFEKIR; from the coding sequence TTGAGATATTTTATAAAATTAGCTTACAACGGAACCCAATATCATGGTTGGCAATACCAACCCAATGCTTCATCTGTTCAAGAGACAATGAACAAAGCATTTTCGGTTATACTTAATTCCGAAATTAATCTCATGGGAGCCGGAAGAACAGATACTGGAGTTCATGCCAAAGAAATGTATGCCCATTTTGATTTTGACACTCCATTTGACATTCCAAATTTAGTACATAAGCTTAATTCTTATTTACCAAAAGACATTGTTATATATGATATTATCCCTGTTTCTGATGAGGCTCACACCCGTTTTGATGCTACAAAAAGAACTTATGAATATCACATAAACACTTTTAAAGATGCATTTCTACAAGAGCAAAGTTGGTACTTTCATCAAAAACTGGATTTAGACTTGATGAATGAAGCTGCAAAATTGCTATTAAAACATACCGATTTTCAATGTTTTTCAAAGGTAAACACCGATGTAAATACATTTGACTGCGATATTTTTGAGGCCTATTGGACTCGAAGCGGAGCCGAACAGAGCGGGGCTAAACAAGAAAACAGCAAGTTAATTTTTACTATATCAGCCAATCGCTTTTTGAGAAATATGGTTCGTTCTATAGTAGGAACCTTAATCAACATCGGGTTGCACAAAATCACTTTAGATGATTTTGAATCGATTATAAAAAGTAAAAGCAGAGACAAAGCAGGATTTTCGGTTCCGGCACATGGGTTATATTTAACCAAAATAGAATACGATTTTGAGAAAATTAGATAA
- a CDS encoding metallophosphoesterase family protein: MTKILLLSDTHSHIDDTILKYVNQVDEVWHAGDIGDLVVTDTIKKLKPLRCVYGNIDDTKARLEFPLHNRFFCEGVDVWITHIGGYPGKYNPALKDEMASNPPKLFICGHSHILKVIFDKKNNLLHMNPGAAGISGFHQVRTMLRFVIDGDKIKDLEIIEIGKKT, from the coding sequence ATGACAAAAATCCTTTTACTTTCCGATACTCACAGTCATATTGATGATACTATTTTAAAATATGTTAATCAGGTTGACGAAGTTTGGCATGCTGGAGATATTGGAGATTTGGTAGTTACAGATACAATAAAGAAATTAAAGCCCCTGCGCTGTGTTTATGGAAATATTGATGATACAAAGGCACGATTAGAATTTCCGTTGCACAACCGCTTTTTCTGTGAAGGTGTTGATGTCTGGATTACGCACATAGGTGGTTATCCTGGCAAATATAACCCAGCTCTGAAAGATGAAATGGCATCAAATCCACCAAAGTTGTTTATTTGTGGACATTCACATATTCTTAAAGTAATTTTTGATAAAAAGAATAATCTGTTGCATATGAATCCTGGTGCTGCGGGAATAAGCGGTTTTCATCAAGTAAGAACGATGCTTCGTTTTGTAATTGATGGGGACAAAATAAAGGATTTGGAAATTATAGAAATAGGGAAGAAGACATAA
- a CDS encoding tetratricopeptide repeat-containing sensor histidine kinase, which translates to MLFFSKISFAQKKTLTDKEITLLINAASTERNNSEYEKSLLKSRVALENAINNKNYDLIAHSYLVIAANFDELTEPTKALFYYNLGLSYAKKTNNNILKNQFYNNLGNIYCFDKKQYDKGIYYYKKSLSISKKINDTEQILLTNLNITWAYFDINKFQEGFPYLKYINQYQPIHGNETTIVAVYMLNGMYYNYKNDNEKASKYFNLAIKYGNSGNEKSDLSYSYLEYSNFLNKNGRYKEAYQNLHLYNKITDELNIEEKLKKANIIGMNIELDQYKREIDKIETKYKIKQNKLIEEQSRNKKIVIFIFLLFISAVVFFYYFVQNLRLKEKNKLNDLQSKIQENIINASIDGQELERKKIASFLHDNISSLLSSAGIHLKVFTSTNIAQPEEILKTKIILEEAHNQIRSLSHELMPSLLVRFGLLYGLDDLCEKNSNSNIKIEFNSLVPIKRRYNEEFEMKLYFIITELLNNIIKHSQATNAKIALEEMNDNLLIVVTDNGNGFIDNEFELKDGFGINQIRARMNNMKGEFVINSILNTGTTITLKTPILNP; encoded by the coding sequence GTGCTCTTTTTTAGTAAAATTTCTTTTGCTCAAAAAAAAACACTTACAGATAAAGAAATCACTCTATTAATAAATGCCGCCAGTACTGAAAGAAACAATAGTGAGTATGAAAAATCATTACTAAAATCAAGAGTTGCCTTAGAGAATGCCATCAATAATAAAAATTACGATTTAATTGCCCATTCTTATTTAGTAATTGCCGCAAACTTCGATGAGTTAACCGAACCGACCAAGGCTTTATTCTACTATAATCTAGGGCTTTCTTATGCCAAGAAAACCAATAACAACATATTAAAAAACCAGTTTTACAACAACTTGGGAAACATATATTGTTTTGACAAAAAACAATATGACAAAGGCATTTATTATTACAAAAAGTCATTAAGCATCAGTAAAAAAATCAATGACACTGAACAAATATTACTTACTAATCTAAATATTACTTGGGCCTATTTCGATATTAATAAATTCCAAGAAGGTTTTCCTTATCTAAAATACATCAACCAATACCAACCCATTCACGGAAATGAAACAACAATTGTTGCTGTATACATGTTGAACGGAATGTATTATAACTACAAAAACGATAATGAAAAAGCCTCAAAATATTTCAATCTAGCTATTAAATATGGTAACTCCGGAAACGAAAAATCTGATTTATCATACTCTTACTTAGAGTACTCAAATTTCTTAAATAAAAATGGTCGCTATAAAGAGGCTTATCAAAATCTTCATCTATACAACAAAATTACCGATGAACTCAACATCGAAGAAAAGCTCAAAAAAGCCAATATAATTGGGATGAATATTGAATTAGATCAATACAAAAGAGAAATTGACAAAATTGAAACCAAGTATAAAATCAAACAAAACAAACTGATTGAAGAACAATCCAGAAACAAAAAAATTGTAATTTTCATTTTTTTACTTTTCATATCTGCCGTAGTTTTTTTCTATTATTTCGTTCAGAATCTTCGCTTAAAAGAAAAAAACAAACTCAATGATTTACAAAGCAAAATACAGGAAAACATCATTAATGCTTCTATAGATGGACAAGAATTAGAGCGAAAAAAAATAGCCTCTTTTTTGCATGATAATATTAGCTCTTTACTTTCCTCTGCGGGCATACACCTCAAGGTTTTTACTTCTACAAATATTGCACAACCAGAAGAAATATTAAAAACTAAAATAATACTTGAAGAAGCCCATAATCAAATCAGAAGTTTATCCCACGAACTTATGCCTTCACTTCTAGTTCGATTTGGATTGCTATATGGTCTAGATGATTTATGTGAAAAAAATTCTAATTCAAATATCAAAATAGAATTCAACAGTTTAGTCCCAATAAAAAGACGCTACAACGAAGAATTTGAGATGAAACTTTATTTTATAATTACTGAATTACTAAACAATATTATTAAACATAGCCAAGCCACTAATGCAAAAATCGCTTTAGAAGAAATGAATGACAACCTTCTTATTGTGGTTACTGATAACGGAAATGGTTTTATAGACAATGAATTTGAACTAAAAGATGGCTTTGGTATTAACCAAATTAGAGCCCGAATGAATAATATGAAAGGTGAATTCGTTATCAATTCTATTCTTAATACCGGAACTACAATTACCTTAAAAACACCTATTCTAAATCCATAA
- a CDS encoding response regulator transcription factor, whose translation MTANTRIHLADDHKIIIHGIQTLLNTIPNFEVVGFSLNGTTIYDDVINNNADILVLDISMPEKDGIEVVKEFAKKGFPCKVIILSSYDDLKLIKEIMDLGVSGYLTKQCAGENIIEAVQAVANGEEYFCESIREKIFNKAIKNNPKLNIYKPKVNPLLTEREIEIIILIALEYSGKEISEQLFISTNTVETHRKNILKKLKAKNTISIVKYAMNNHLIIS comes from the coding sequence ATGACAGCAAATACAAGAATTCATCTAGCAGACGATCATAAAATAATTATCCACGGAATTCAAACATTACTAAACACCATACCTAATTTTGAAGTCGTAGGTTTTTCATTAAACGGAACTACTATTTATGACGATGTCATAAATAACAATGCCGATATTTTGGTATTGGATATTAGTATGCCCGAAAAAGACGGCATTGAAGTGGTTAAGGAATTTGCAAAAAAAGGATTCCCTTGCAAAGTTATCATTCTTTCCAGCTATGATGATCTAAAACTAATAAAAGAAATTATGGATTTAGGTGTTAGTGGTTATTTAACGAAGCAATGTGCCGGCGAAAATATTATTGAGGCGGTACAGGCTGTAGCAAATGGTGAAGAATATTTTTGCGAATCTATACGTGAAAAAATATTCAACAAAGCTATTAAAAATAACCCTAAGCTAAATATCTACAAGCCCAAAGTAAACCCTTTGCTGACAGAGCGTGAAATAGAAATCATCATCTTGATTGCATTAGAATATAGTGGAAAAGAAATAAGTGAACAACTGTTTATTAGTACAAACACTGTTGAAACACACAGGAAAAATATCTTAAAAAAATTAAAAGCAAAAAACACCATAAGCATAGTCAAATATGCCATGAACAACCATTTAATTATTTCTTAA
- a CDS encoding DUF4293 domain-containing protein → MIQRIQTIYLFLTFIVVGILPYIFPLWKMDNGKDYFFMQNQIFVILLGLSTAITVYSIITFKKRQTQFVVNRLNIVLNLILLGLFVYHSLNLSGGTPAVSEKGIGMFLPILAIVLLVLANKAIKKDEDLVKSVDRLR, encoded by the coding sequence ATGATACAAAGAATTCAGACTATATATTTATTCCTTACTTTTATTGTAGTAGGGATTTTGCCATATATTTTTCCTTTATGGAAAATGGATAACGGAAAAGATTATTTTTTTATGCAAAATCAAATCTTTGTTATTCTGTTAGGATTAAGTACTGCAATAACTGTTTATAGCATTATAACATTTAAAAAAAGACAAACTCAATTTGTTGTTAACAGATTGAATATCGTATTAAATTTGATTTTATTAGGATTGTTTGTATATCATTCACTAAATCTATCTGGAGGAACACCTGCTGTTTCAGAGAAAGGTATTGGGATGTTTCTACCTATCTTGGCCATTGTACTATTAGTCTTGGCAAACAAAGCCATCAAGAAGGATGAAGATCTTGTAAAATCTGTGGATCGATTGAGGTAA
- the rho gene encoding transcription termination factor Rho — protein sequence MFDISALKELKLSELQEIAKTAKTIKYNGVKKEALISQILEHQAAAVASTVEKKPEESVTEDKPKRARIAPAKKAAPQKNATSSKKAAPSLFVNEEDNVNEESKEETQEVVVVPEKKEKTILPVKDDVKDDEKKDELPQKKEGKVVKFSKSAYEKKLALQKEREALKEAAAVEATPSDTNSEVAVEPTVQTEKPAIEKKINPNQLNKKVQNQNGNNNPNQNQNPNQNQNPNQNPNFKNKKSNFKDSDFEFDGIIESEGVLEMMPDGYGFLRSSDYNYLASPDDIYLSTSQVRLFGLKTGDTVKGVVRPPKEGEKFFPLVRVLKINGHDPQVVRDRVSFEHLTPVFPTEKFRLAEKQSTISTRIIDLFSPIGKGQRGMIVAQPKTGKTMLLKEIANAIAANHPEIYLIVLLIDERPEEVTDMQRSVRGEVIASTFDREPQEHVKIANIVLEKSKRLVECGHDVVILLDSITRLARAYNTVQPASGKVLSGGVDANALQKPKRFFGAARNVENGGSLSIIATALTETGSKMDEVIFEEFKGTGNMELQLDRKIANKRIFPAIDLTSSSTRRDDLLLDQKTLQRMWIMRKYLSDMNPIEAMDFINDRFKKTKNNDEFLISMND from the coding sequence ATGTTTGATATTTCTGCATTAAAAGAATTGAAGCTTTCTGAGCTTCAAGAAATAGCTAAAACAGCTAAAACCATAAAATATAACGGTGTAAAAAAAGAAGCTTTAATTAGTCAAATTTTGGAACATCAAGCTGCAGCTGTTGCATCAACTGTAGAAAAAAAACCGGAAGAGAGTGTTACAGAAGATAAGCCTAAAAGAGCTCGGATCGCTCCCGCGAAAAAAGCTGCTCCTCAAAAAAATGCTACTTCTTCCAAAAAAGCTGCACCCTCTTTGTTTGTAAATGAAGAAGATAATGTAAATGAAGAAAGTAAAGAAGAAACCCAAGAAGTAGTTGTTGTTCCAGAAAAAAAGGAAAAAACTATTTTGCCAGTCAAAGATGATGTTAAAGATGATGAAAAGAAGGATGAATTGCCTCAAAAAAAGGAAGGTAAAGTAGTAAAGTTTAGTAAATCTGCTTACGAGAAAAAGCTGGCTTTGCAAAAAGAAAGAGAAGCTTTAAAAGAAGCTGCAGCTGTTGAAGCAACTCCTTCAGATACTAATTCTGAAGTAGCAGTAGAACCAACCGTACAGACTGAAAAACCTGCTATTGAAAAAAAAATAAACCCCAATCAATTAAATAAGAAGGTTCAGAATCAAAACGGGAATAACAATCCAAACCAAAATCAGAACCCGAATCAAAATCAAAATCCAAACCAAAATCCTAATTTTAAAAACAAAAAAAGTAATTTCAAAGATTCTGATTTTGAATTTGATGGAATTATAGAAAGCGAAGGTGTTCTTGAAATGATGCCTGATGGATATGGTTTCTTACGTTCTTCGGATTATAATTACTTAGCTTCTCCAGATGATATTTATTTGTCTACTTCACAAGTGAGATTATTTGGTTTAAAAACGGGTGATACGGTAAAAGGAGTGGTTCGACCTCCAAAAGAAGGAGAAAAGTTTTTTCCTTTAGTACGCGTTTTAAAAATAAATGGACACGATCCACAAGTTGTCCGAGATAGAGTTTCATTCGAACATTTAACTCCAGTTTTTCCAACTGAAAAATTTAGATTGGCGGAAAAACAAAGTACAATTTCTACCCGAATTATTGATTTGTTTTCTCCTATAGGTAAAGGGCAACGTGGAATGATCGTAGCACAGCCTAAAACGGGTAAAACCATGCTTTTGAAAGAAATTGCTAATGCAATTGCTGCTAATCATCCTGAAATTTATTTGATTGTTTTATTGATAGATGAACGTCCTGAAGAGGTTACGGATATGCAACGTAGTGTGCGTGGAGAAGTTATTGCTTCTACATTCGATAGAGAGCCTCAAGAACACGTAAAAATTGCTAATATAGTTTTAGAAAAATCGAAACGTTTGGTAGAATGTGGTCACGATGTTGTAATTCTTCTAGATTCTATAACTCGTTTGGCAAGAGCTTATAATACTGTTCAACCAGCTTCTGGTAAAGTATTGAGCGGAGGGGTAGATGCTAATGCATTACAAAAACCTAAACGTTTCTTTGGAGCAGCTCGTAATGTTGAGAATGGTGGTTCATTAAGTATTATTGCAACAGCATTGACGGAAACAGGTTCTAAAATGGACGAGGTTATCTTTGAAGAATTTAAAGGGACTGGTAATATGGAATTGCAATTGGATAGAAAAATTGCTAATAAACGTATCTTCCCGGCTATTGATTTAACATCGTCAAGTACCAGACGTGATGATTTGTTGTTAGATCAAAAAACATTACAAAGAATGTGGATTATGCGTAAATATCTTTCGGATATGAATCCAATAGAAGCTATGGATTTTATTAATGACCGCTTTAAGAAAACTAAAAATAATGATGAGTTTTTAATCTCTATGAATGATTAA